From Pirellulales bacterium, the proteins below share one genomic window:
- the prfB gene encoding peptide chain release factor 2 (programmed frameshift), translating to MEKELTDRAERIRKRILQLRDSLDYAAKKSQASAIEQRMSAGDFWNNQTAAQATVMELKSLNALLKPMDEAIRAGEEIQTLVEMGDEDSTFIPELREQLDRTEPKLDELELKSLLSGPHDANAAILSINARDGGTDANDWAEMMLRMYLQWAQKNGYETELLDRQDDGVAGIQHAAISVRGPMAYGYLKGETGMHRLVRISPFNAEGKRQTSFAAVDVSPEINENTEIELRDEDIREDVFRASGAGGQHVNKTSSAIRLTHFPSGIVVQCQNERSQHKNRATAIKMLRARLARLEEEKQEAALAAKYKSQAKTGFGSQIRNYFLHPDQRVKDARTGHYMGSFHAVLDGNIQGFLDAYLRWRATGGKPVAAEKDSDDE from the exons ATGGAAAAAGAACTGACTGATCGGGCCGAGCGAATTCGCAAGAGAATCCTGCAACTGCGGGACAGTCTT GACTATGCCGCAAAAAAGTCGCAGGCCAGCGCGATTGAACAGCGGATGTCGGCCGGCGATTTCTGGAACAACCAAACGGCGGCACAGGCCACGGTGATGGAGTTGAAGAGCTTGAACGCGCTGCTCAAGCCCATGGACGAAGCGATCCGCGCCGGCGAGGAAATTCAAACTTTGGTCGAAATGGGGGACGAAGATTCCACCTTCATTCCGGAACTGCGCGAGCAGCTCGATCGCACCGAGCCCAAGCTCGACGAGCTGGAATTAAAATCGCTCCTCAGCGGACCGCACGACGCCAACGCCGCCATTCTTTCCATCAACGCCCGTGACGGCGGCACCGACGCCAACGATTGGGCCGAAATGATGCTGCGGATGTACCTGCAGTGGGCCCAGAAAAATGGCTATGAAACGGAATTGCTCGACCGCCAAGACGATGGAGTCGCCGGCATTCAGCATGCGGCCATTTCGGTGCGCGGCCCCATGGCCTACGGTTACCTGAAAGGCGAAACAGGGATGCATCGGCTGGTGCGCATTAGTCCGTTCAATGCCGAAGGCAAGCGGCAAACCAGTTTCGCGGCGGTCGATGTTTCGCCCGAAATCAACGAGAACACGGAAATCGAATTGCGCGACGAAGACATTCGCGAAGATGTGTTCCGCGCCAGCGGCGCCGGCGGCCAGCATGTGAACAAAACCTCCAGCGCCATTCGGCTAACGCATTTTCCCAGCGGCATTGTCGTGCAGTGCCAAAACGAACGGAGCCAACACAAAAACCGCGCCACGGCAATTAAAATGTTGCGGGCACGCCTGGCGCGGCTCGAAGAAGAAAAACAAGAAGCGGCCTTGGCGGCAAAATACAAATCGCAGGCGAAAACGGGCTTCGGCTCACAAATTCGCAATTACTTTTTGCACCCCGATCAGCGTGTGAAAGACGCCCGCACCGGGCACTACATGGGCAGCTTTCATGCGGTGCTGGACGGCAACATTCAGGGCTTTCTCGATGCTTACCTCCGCTGGCGTGCCACGGGGGGCAAACCCGTCGCGGCAGAAAAAGATAGCGACGATGAATAG